One part of the Melospiza melodia melodia isolate bMelMel2 chromosome 3, bMelMel2.pri, whole genome shotgun sequence genome encodes these proteins:
- the LOC134415882 gene encoding cytochrome P450 1B1: MEAACNSMALERLGEALRGIPPLQSSLLLLLCLLAAIHLGKLLLQHQQRRRQGQRRAPPGPFPWPLIGNAAQLGSAPHLSFARLASTYGAVFQLRLGRWPVVVLNGERAIRQALVRQGAAFAGRPPFPSFQLVSGGLSLAFGGYSELWKLHRRAAHATVRAFSTGSPATRRLLERHLVGEARALVALLVRGSAGGAFLDPSRVLVVAVANVMSALCFGRRYSHGDGEFLRIVGRNEQFGRAVGAGSLVDALPWLQRFPSPVRAAYRAFRDLNRDFYGFVRGKFLQHQRSLRPGAAPRDMMDAFIRLQREQPRLQLEHVPATVTDIFGASQDTLSTALQWLLIFLIRYPKVQAKMQEEVDRIVGRDRLPCVEDQPHLPYIMAFLYESMRFSSFVPVTIPHATTTNTFIMGYLIPKDTVIFVNQWSVNHDPAKWSNPEDFDPTRFLDENGFINKDLTSSVMIFSLGKRRCIGEELSKVQLFLFTSILVHQCNFTANPNEDPKMDFTYGLTIKPKPFTLNVTLRDTMDLLDQAVQRLQAEKAASESQLSANA; the protein is encoded by the exons ATGGAAGCAGCGTGCAACAG CATGGCCCTCGAGAGGCTCGGGGAAGCGCTGCGCGGCATCCCCCCGTTGCAAagctccctcctgctcctgctctgcctgctcgcCGCCATCCACCTGGgcaagctcctcctgcagcatcaGCAGCGCCGGCGGCAGGGCCAGCGCCGGGCGCCGCCGGGCCCTTTCCCCTGGCCCCTGATCGGCAACGCGGCGCAGCTGGGCAGCGCCCCGCACCTCTCCTTCGCCCGGCTGGCCAGCACCTACGGCGCCGTGTTCCAGCTGCGCCTGGGGCGCTGGCCCGTGGTGGTGCTGAACGGCGAGCGCGCCATCCGCCAGGCCCTCGTCCGCCAGGGGGCCGCCTTCGCGGGCCGCCCGCCCTTCCCGTCCTTCCAGCTGGTGTCGGGCGGGCTCAGCCTGGCCTTCGGCGGATACTCGGAGCTCTGGAAGCTGCACCGGCGGGCGGCCCACGCCACGGTGCGCGCCTTCTCCACGGGCAGCCCCGCCACCCGCCGCCTGCTGGAGCGGCACCTGGTGGGCGAGGCGCGGGCGCTGGTGGCGCTGCTGGTGCGCGGCAGCGCCGGCGGCGCCTTCCTCGACCCCTCGCGCGTCCTGGTGGTGGCCGTGGCCAACGTGATGAGCGCCCTGTGCTTCGGCCGCCGCTACAGCCACGGCGACGGCGAGTTCCTGCGCATCGTGGGGCGCAACGAGCAGTTCGGGCGGGCGGTGGGCGCCGGCAGCCTGGTGGATGCGCTGCCCTGGCTCCAGCGCTTCCCCAGCCCCGTCCGCGCCGCCTACCGCGCCTTCCGCGACCTCAACCGCGACTTCTACGGCTTCGTCCGCGGCAAGTTCCTGCAGCACCAGCGCAGCCtgcgccccggggccgccccccgcgACATGATGGACGCCTTCATCCGCCTGCAGCGGGAGCAGCCGCGGCTGCAGCTCGAGCACGTGCCCGCCACCGTCACCGACATCTTCGGCGCCAGCCAGGACACCCTCTCCACCGCCCTGCAGTGGCTCCTTATCTTCCTCATCAG GTACCCAAAAGTGCAGGCTAAAATGCAAGAAGAGGTGGATAGGATTGTTGGAAGAGACCGTCTGCCGTGTGTTGAAGATCAGCCTCACCTGCCCTACATCATGGCTTTCCTGTACGAATCCATGCGTTTCAGCAGCTTTGTGCCTGTGACCATCCCTCACGCCACCACAACCAACACCTTCATCATGGGCTACCTCATTCCCAAGGACACTGTCATCTTTGTCAACCAGTGGTCGGTGAATCATGACCCAGCAAAATGGTCCAACCCCGAGGATTTTGACCCAACAAGATTCCTGGATGAGAATGGGTTCATCAATAAAGATCTTACGAGCAGCGTGATGATTTTCTCGCTGGGGAAGCGTCGGTGTATTGGAGAGGAGTTATCCAAGGTGCAGCTCTTTCTCTTTACCTCCATACTGGTGCATCAGTGCAATTTCACTGCTAACCCAAACGAGGACCCTAAAATGGACTTTACCTACGGGCTGACCATTAAACCTAAGCCGTTCACCTTGAATGTTACGCTCCGAGATACGATGGATTTGCTCGATCAGGCTGTCCAAAGACTGCAAGCAGAGAAAGCAGCCAGTGAAAGTCAGCTGTCAGCAAATGCCTAA